From the Scylla paramamosain isolate STU-SP2022 chromosome 13, ASM3559412v1, whole genome shotgun sequence genome, the window ataaaaccataataataataatgataataataataataatataataaaaggagttaagccatctatatagttagctagattgatattatcattattattgttatcatcattattacatatcaaggtatcatgacattattattaataatatattattattattattattattattattattattattattattattattattattatcatcatcattatcatatttcagctatccaacatcagaacagtatatgaatatggcaaatgctgttttgacatcattttctgccatcctgagaaacagtgatctcgaggagcatgaattgcagctgcaatggaaattgtGCATCCAGCacaagtttcagaattcaaggaagaggcaggattcctcagtgactgaggtgacatcaaggaaaaggaagatcccttgcatagcaccaaaagagactacgtgtccactgatgtatggagtaaagacttaccttccaccaaggccccattcagaagatgatgagtcattagagagacatagacagtggcttgctctacattggatgaagaaagatcccgagttagataaggtatgtgatatttgtacacttgatttatcttttttatatttcagagacttctttactggtgttgtttaaaaatacctgctcttatgtaagcaatttcaatggtactggtggatggccactgaaaaatgatgctcatatatatatatatatatatatatatatatatatatatatatatatatatatatatatatatatatatatatatatgaaggagagagggaggctggcgggacaatcaacttatgaaaactaattttactttaacgattttcctcaggctgaacgcttcatgcagttgacactctctgagagacgcaaaaaaataatcaatgggaacattcttgtagcagaaatcctgaacttgtacccgtggattcagacttttgatggtgtaagtgtgtatatatgtacactttatggattttgctacatattgttactaattgtcaactttatttgtagggctataatgtatatagctatttatattttatagtaggtaattgatatttaaccactggtacttccattctccctctcaggctcaaaggcctcagtCACGGGAGATGAGCACTCATAACTAAgtacagttattgcagatgctcatctctgtaaccttcacttataattatttgatgcttatatctttacagataatcaaggagttcctgagattAGAACCACATGCAGATAAACCAGACCCaagagtagcagttttgaaagggctggagaaatataggctcccaataattgccattctcaaaaaaagaaaagtagttcctctgtatatggaaaccttacttgaactcCACGACCATGATGAAAGTCAATGTGAGTAATGTCTAGTTCAActtgttcatttcagtagctggtagcaatttaatatatgtatcttttcatcattagcaatgcatctttcacttttataagtatagtattcatgaaactatgctgcatgcaaaaaccaaacattgtattaagcatgACCTATCTACCTGTAATGCTTGCATcaatttctataaaggtactcatttaattgttaaattcctgctcttctatcaaatttttggctgagtgctatggctaaataattgtttgcagcataagtgatgttaaagattttaataggtgtaaagcatctctctctctctctctctctctctctctctctctctctctctctctctctctctctctctctctctctctctctctctctctctctctctctctctctctctctctcttttaaggaaagacattatttctagtgtaaataaacccaataggctgtccaatttgaaatttaaaatgtaaatattatcaatctttttagaaTTGTTAGCTGCATCCAGTCCAATCCAGATTGCAGTCCAAtaagacaggtcactaattcGCGTGGAGATAGAATTCTTAGAGTCACCTTTGCCGGCGCTGGCGCAAGTGCAAACAGTCTGATAAAGGTTTCttccatggttgtgatgaagttcaggacttctcacactgttttggtggatatgatgagaagaatcgggAGTTCGGAACATGAATGCGTTATGTCAGGGCATGTAGGTTCGGCTGgggttttccttctttttcttttttttttttgatcagtactcatcatattcttacGAGGACTTGCTACACAAAGCATTACTGCattatgatattaccaaaatagtgtctcaagtaaaaaacataaccaCATACTCGTACGAAGagatttgctgctgtgacacgaaggacaaaaatcattagtatactggTCGTTCAGAGCATTCAGtcaaaatgcttgtcattcatataattaggAGGAGCTTTACttttgttaattcttatgtgataaagcaataattacaggaggcttttaaaagattggtactcaaattagtggactgtcctattggatgtgaccatatcttcactttttcctgtcacagttaattttcttttgtttatttgatttacttattatcaaatttatttatatacttatttatttgcaccagatgcttgcttagttatattggggttactttacctgcttggagaaaggaaagactccatttttactaaggttaaatttcagtacctttgattttagagtggtgtgtatatattgaaatttctgaatatattatcaccttaagatatacatctacatataaattttattttaatgtcaaaatgttattaatgtttacactattatttcttccttaaggtaccagaagaagaactaagaacaggGCAGTCTAGTGTGTCCATTCAACATGTTGGGGACATACATGTCAGACAGATTTTGTGTATTATTTGATGGTGCACCTGTAGCtgaaccaacatgtatttctatggctgtagtctcattggtagcagggctttatgtgtttaatattgaacacccaaaaaattgtgaacatttcctccatttcacaacatcccatctcttaggtatcaagtatgacaaaggtaacacttcaaaaacaagatctctacttgtaaaactcaatgaagtaaagacagaattgagctacaaaaatgcataaatctgcTTCCAGATATATTAaactccacacataatgcctctctctctctctctctctctctctctctctctctctctctctctctctctctctctctctctctctctctctctctctctctctctctctctctctctctctctctctctctctctctctctctctctctccaaattgggtagtattcttcatgtaccatatgatgcatatatttttattttttttatgcattttttaccttttctttattttatttctatgttATTGCAACTGATATGtgaagcttctttattactgttctgagcatttctgtagatttctttagttagtatatcccatagaaatactcattttctttttttgtgtggctttaaaggattaatATTGACATATGGACatgatctgggttaaaagcttgtacaaataaggttaaatgtctatttttgcactggttgtttccctaagtttcttaaaagtagtgtgatataatgattagcagcggactaattaattattctttacaggtctgtaactccttacatttCCTTTATGTTAgctttacttacatattttttcctttagtttatgaatgggaggaaggtttaatattcatatcttaagagatgcttactttcttttccacattgcaagttttagtgattaatactcacaaatgtgtattatttacttaatggcttgtcaaaacaggttgtttttgtgttgttgttttttttttctcatactaGGATGAAGTATTActaatggagtttattttttacatctgttttatatatcattacagttttgaggggagctttctgttaaatgttcaagtgaaaagcatattatactatagatgataaaaattagtgttttttttatttatttttttaatgcaatgaaatggagggaacatttaattgtatatgaatatattgaatttattacctatttctttccctaaccttcagacagcagtagctagctgctagtattaaaggtactaatgattcatcatctgcctaagaaagactaactaattagtcatttaattgactaacacctatgatccactttactaatgtggttagtagaagcagtgaacagtacgaaggcattagtcagatatatttgagtaagaccatactcaggttgagtgctcagttagtcacaaattgactaacattatgttagtcactgtgactaatgctgccactcgttctagaccccatgggttttactaagaaaagttagtcagcacgactaactttggttttgtgtgcAAGTGTCATCATGCAGCACGTCCTGCCAGTCAGTCCCCCTCAGAGCAGCTCGCAGTGCTCCCCAGTTGGTAGCCTCCCGCTTCCAGAGGATGTGGGTCGTGCACTTTTCACGTGGCCTGCGGAAGTGGAGTTTAGTGAGCACAGCCACGTGGTCTGAGGTGACCACAAAGTCCAGTGGTGAGCAGTGAACAGTGTGGACGGGGATGTACGTCACTATCCAGTCCAGGGAAGACCCAGACCTGTGTGTGGGGAAGGTGGCGTAGTTCTTTAGGTCATGCACCACTAATAAGGTGTTGAAAACATTACGCACAATGTGTTGGTTTAACTCCCCCACTATCACCTCTTTGCCACACTGGCTGGCTGTCATCATAGCGTCCAGGTTCGCTATCAAAAAATATATCACTTGTCTCCTACGAGGGGGACACACCTTTAATGTCACTGTCAGTTACCTTCAGCGTCAGTATCTCCAGTTCCCTGGGCACGGATACTGGAGGCTCCAACACCTGGAGCTGAAGTTGGAGTTGGGGGGTATAAAAATATgggtgaaaaggaagaatattacGTACAAGTAAAGACAATAAAATGAAGTAAAGTGGAAGAGTAAAAATGATGGCGGGCGATCCGCCTTCATATATTTTACTGAAAATATATTtgaatatttgtatttttgctcgtctctttatttatctttgtttcctttctacTTGCAACTCTTCATGAACTTCAGTTAATATCTACTGTGATCGTCATGTAAGCTTGGATGGTAAGTGATGGTAAGTGCCGTTAATGTATTTAATGATTCAGAAGTTAGTAATTAGATAGATGTTTTGTGTTTAGAGAGGGAATTTGTTGATGAAGTTCCTTATTACCGGAGCTtctcattaatatatatttttttcctttcagaaGCAAATATGGTTAGTTATCTTGCATGAGGAATAGGTAAGTATGTACAGATAAGTAAGCCATCACGGATGAGTATGGAACCCATAAGTGATTTGACTTTATgttcttgatatatatatacacatacatatacattacgtacattacatacatatacatacatatctaaacacacacatacactcacctatacacacactcatatacatataataaattTTTATTGTGTATGGCTCCAGTATTTGCTCCATGCAATGGCACGGGCGATGAGCTAGGCTCCCTGCTGCACCATGTGGTGTGACGCGTGGTCACAACTTCGTAAGTCCCTTGCTGCTGTGAACTACCAGACTTAGTGGGCCCACGACCAACAACTCAGGGTGAGGTGCAGCCGTCCACCGCCCCCCACAACTGGAGGACTGCAGTCCCTACCAGGGGCAAAACCCAACGATAGAGAGTGTTAAAGATAGCTAGAGAAGTGTTCATAAGTAATTCGAGGAACATCCCACTCCCTGTCGACTCAGGGCGCAGGTAGGTGGCAGATAAGAGCCCGACTCATCTACCATGTGGAATAAGAATGATGGTAGATGGCAGAAACACAACTATTAAGGACGGTCCCTATATACAAGACTGCCATCTTTTGCTCTTTTGCTCCACAAATATCTAGTTGCTGTTGATTTATTCAGTAGTCCGTATAGAGTGGGGGAGGTTCTGGTCCATTTAGTCTTCGAAAGGATTTTTGAACCAGTAATTTTCATGATTGTCGTTGTTTTCTATTATGCTGACATAGATTGGATCGTTAATAGCTGTTACTAATTTTTCCATTGAATTCTTTCCTCTGTGATAGATGTTTATATTAATAGGTTGGAGATTTGCTTTTCTGTGTAGTTCGATGGTTGTGTGGGTGTAAaggtatttttctttgtaagCAAATCTAAGGGCACTGTATTGAATTTTCTGTAGTGTCAGAGCGGAGTGCCTGGATAGCCCATTAACGGGGTATGCTGGATATGTGAGGATGGGGATTATATATGCTTTAATAAGGTGAAGCTTTATCTTTTCAGGTAATACTGTGAATCTTCTTAGTGTGGAAAGCGCTTGTATGGCTTTGTTTTTGATATGTGCTACGTGTCCAAGTAatcctgttttgtttatttttagtccAAGAATTGTTCCATCCTTTGAATAAGGGATATGAGTTTGATTGATGATTATGGTTTCCACTGGTTTTGTTGCGAGAGGAATGATCTTGGATTTGTTGgtatttgttttgattttacAAGAATATTCATATGAACTGATTCTGGCGATGTCAGATTGCACGCTTCtggccatgttttttttttttttttttttttagattgctCGGCTGCGTTATAATTTGATTATGTTATCTGCATAGGTAATGTTTGTGGAAACTGGTGCAGCTACTGGCAGGTCTGATGTGTAGAGTGAATAGTAGGTGGGAGACAGGGAgctcccctgggggaccccgcTTCTTATTGGGGATTAATGGCCAATGTAATTGTTGATGGATATGGAGGCAATTCTTTTGTCAAGAAATGTACACATGGTTTTGGTGAAGGTAGGCGGTAGTtgtattttaataattttgaatTTCATCCCATTGTGCCAAaccttatcaaaagctttggatACATCTCTTATTACTATGTAGCATTGTTTCTTTTCGGAGAGTGCCTGTGCAATGTTTTCTATTGTGATGGCTAATGCTGTTTCGGTGCCTCTGGTTTGACGAAATCCATGTTGGCTGTCAGATAAGGTATTGTACGTTTCCAGGAAGTTTCTGAGTTttgagttgatttttttttctttttctaaaatTTTGCCCGGGGCTTCTAAAAGCTATATTGGTCTATAATCCAATGGATTCGTGCCTTTTGTACCAGGTTTATGAATTAGTATGACTTTTGCGACCTTAAACTTGTTTGGAAAATATCTGAGAGAAAAGGTAAGGTTGTAGATATAAGTTAGTAATATGATGCCTTCATTTGGTAATTTAGTCAGTATCAGTTTGGATATTAGACTGATGCCtggtgtgttatttttttttatttttttttatattttctttatgattttttCTACTTCATTTACCGAGATTGCTCTGGTTAGGAAATTGTTCTGGTTTAATCTCGTTAGGTTTTGGTTCATATTTATAAAGTTATTGACTCTTATGGTCGTTTTGTTCATcaaattatatattttccctTCGCTGATTTGAAAAATGCTGCTTCATATATTCCTGAAAACAGGTTCCTTTTCTTCTGGTGAGTaaagtttattattgttttgaatTATGTATGGTGAATTTGTCTCTTTGCTGCCTTTAAGTTGTTCGATGATTTTCCAGAATTCATTGGGTGTGTTGTATTTCTCAGCTACGTGTAATACTTTCTTTTCCCAGTTTTTAGACTGCACTTTTTGGCATTCCTTGACAAGTgctctttttagtgctttgtagGCTATATATTTCCTGTATGTCCAATCATATGCATTTGCTTGAGATTTTAAACAAAGGCAAGAATGCTTTTTATTGTAGAATTGGTGATTGGTTTGGGTATTGTGATACGTGTGGTTTGAGGAATGCCTATATCCATCGCTTTTGAAATTACTTTGTCCCATGTATCGATTGCGTTGTCAATTTATGTAGTTGTGGCATTCGTGGGAGGAGTTGCTTGGACTatgttgtgttttatttctgtttcgAAGGATTTCCAGTTGGCCTGTCTTGGAGAAACTTGAGTTGTGATGGCTCTCCTtgtaaatataataattatGGGAATGTGGTCCGAGACTCTGGTTTTTGGTCCTGGTTCAACTGATGGACGTTATGGTATGTGTATTTGCAATTGCGGTATGTGATTTATTTCATCTGGAGTGAAGTTGGCGCTAGACAAGTAATAGGTGGGAAATGTAGGTCCTAGATGATGCAGGAGGTTACAGTCGATCATGGTTTTGACTGCTGCCCCGACTGTACTATTGTAATCGTAAccgaggcaggtgtgtttggCGTTAAGGTTTCCAATAATGTATGTTGGGTTGTTGTTTGTAGCTAGTGTGTGAAAGTCAGGGTAGGGTAAGTATGGTCTTCTAGGACGAAGGTATGTGGTGGCAATTGGAATGGGTTCTGTATgtgtttccagagagagagagagagagagagagagagagagagagagagagagagagagagagagagtacatcgGTAATAaagttgttgtttattttgtgttttgtgttgtctttGATTAAAATGGCTGAGGCGTCATGCAGTTCACCTGAAGAGTTCATCTGATAGGAGATATATTcaaaataatttatttttttcgttgttatttAGTCCATAACTATTCAGAAGAATTATAGTGTCAGTTTGTGGGGCTTAAGGTGTGCGACATTGTGTTGTAATACAATAATTGTGTCCATGTTGGGTAGGGTACTAGGAGTTTGTAGGTATaggctgtttttatttattcatttatttatttatttatttttatttatttattttattttat encodes:
- the LOC135106170 gene encoding uncharacterized protein LOC135106170 isoform X1; protein product: MNMANAVLTSFSAILRNSDLEEHELQLQWKLCIQHKFQNSRKRQDSSVTEVTSRKRKIPCIAPKETTCPLMYGVKTYLPPRPHSEDDESLERHRQWLALHWMKKDPELDKAERFMQLTLSERRKKIINGNILVAEILNLYPWIQTFDGIIKEFLRLEPHADKPDPRVAVLKGLEKYRLPIIAILKKRKVVPLYMETLLELHDHDESQYACLVILGLLYLLGERKDSIFTKVPEEELRTGQSSVSIQHVGDIHVRQILCII
- the LOC135106170 gene encoding uncharacterized protein LOC135106170 isoform X2, which gives rise to MNMANAVLTSFSAILRNSDLEEHELQLQWKLCIQHKFQNSRKRQDSSVTEVTSRKRKIPCIAPKETTCPLMYGVKTYLPPRPHSEDDESLERHRQWLALHWMKKDPELDKAERFMQLTLSERRKKIINGNILVAEILNLYPWIQTFDGIIKEFLRLEPHADKPDPRVAVLKGLEKYRLPIIAILKKRKVVPLYMETLLELHDHDESQCTRRRTKNRAV